The genomic segment CTGAGGCAGTTAGATGTTGCCCAAGACTATTAGCTATTCATCAAGAAAACGTTTTCCAAACAATCGCTGTGTAAGTCTCTTCATTCAGATGCCCGACGAAGGAGGGGTATCTGAACTGTTACATTTTTTGTAAGTCTGCTGGAAGGGACAGAAGAAGGGATTGAAGATCCTACCCAAAAAGGGAAAGGACGCTTTTTCTCAAAATTGTCTGAAGAGGAGATGGAGTGCTTATTTTCATCTGAATTCATTAAAGTGGAAAAAGAAAAAATTCTTAGTTCAAAACTGAATCAGTCATTTGTACTGATGGTTTTAAAGAATCAAGCATAAGATACTCCCATCCTTCCTTCACCCCATCATTGGTTTTAAACTTTATCCAATAAATAGAATCGAATAGAATATTACTAAAGATCACCGAGGGGTAATGTGTTATGAGAACAGTGACAGTTTACGTGAAGCATTATCTAACGGATCAAGGCAGGGACTTTTTTAAGCAGGTATGGTATCCTAAAGTCCTTTCAAGTGTGCAAAATCAGGACGGCTTCATTTCGTTGTCTTATGAAGAGAATATTGAAAGCCCGGATTGTATGGATCTGACACTCAAGTTCAAAGACGAAAATACTTTGAATGCTTGGATTGATGTGCCGGATCACGATGACTTAATTAAGGAACTGGATGAGTATCGTAGCAGGGGCTACTGGAAAGCGGTGTATACTACCGACGATGCTGCAGACCCTGCTAAACTAAACTGGGAACTTATCACTGTTTAACTTGCTTATCAACGAAAGGAGAGACGTAATTGTAAAGGCCTTCTCCTTTTAACAACTCGATGTATTCCGGTTTGAAATCTCTGCAGTTTACGATAAGCGCCTGTTCGGCCAGTGTATAATTAGATCTTTGAGAGGCATTTTCGTTGTATTCATACGCATTATCAGGAGTAGGATCGGGAACTTTTGCAAATCTTCGCAGCCATCTTGTAAAAACTTCAAAATCTAGAATAAAAGTACTGGTTACCGTGTCATCGGGGTTTTTAACTTTATGTAGTGACCATTCCATGAAATCTTTTGTTTTCAGTAAAGAGCCTTCAGGGTCGCTTGAAATGATAAATTCAATAGCTTTAGAGACTCTAGGATCATTGATAGGAATTTCCAAATCTTTTTTTTGCTGCTTGTAGAATTTTAAGAGTTTCAAAATAACAGCCCCTACCTCAATATGAGGATCTTTTCTTTCAGAAAGGATGAGAAGGATCTCTGCTAGAAGGATAGTCGAAAAGTTCTCAAAGTACTTTTTTGGTTTAATTTTTGTCAGGTTATCGCAAAAATTGATTAAGCTTTTATTTAAGACATACTTAAAGGCATCTTTTAATAAAATTCCCATATTTTCGTTTGAAAAATCTGTTCCTTCCGGAAAGATCTGCGAAAGATAAATGATTGCCGGATCATTATAGTCAGGAGGTGGTGAATCTGCGACTATTTTATTTAAGAGGGTTTTCTTTGAATTTTCTCCGATACTTGCAGGATCTTTCTTATAGGATTCCCACTCATTTACAGATTTTAGGGATGTTTGTCTGCTCAATTTAGCTAAAATGGCATTTACTTTTGGTACCGGCTTTGGTTTCTCTACAGGTTGCGTGACCTGTTCGGGAAGGGGTTGTTGCATAGGAGTCTGTCTAGGAGTATCTTTGGGAGATAATAGGTACAATATTTTTCTCGCATCTTCGCTCTGATCCTCTCTAAGCTTATTTTTCCATTTATTGTTTTTGCAGGCATTTGTCAGCTCATCATAGATCTTATTTACAGAGTGGGGAGGAAGGGGGCTTGCTATAAAAGGGAGCATCAGCATTTTAAAAGTGTGATAATTAAACTTATCTTCTGCATGTAAGGGGACAGGTTCAAAGTTCTCTATGAGCTGCCCATTTTGAATGACTTTTTTCACAAAACCGGCGATGGCTTGGTATTTTGTGGCATTTCTGTCGATCTTAAGAATGATCAGTATGGTGTCTATGATAGTTTGAGAATTATATGGAAGAGGCGCTTTTTGATAGTCTCTTTCAGGTACGTACCATCTTTTATTTTCATGGAGGGCTAATAATTTCAGTATGTTGGCATAATCTGCTTGTTCAAGCTCATTCTGCGTCTCCTTACGCAAATAGTTATTGAGGATAGAAATATATAAGGGGGTATTGAAGGAGTCTTCCTTTTCTAACCAATCAATTAGTTCGCTTTGAATAAGATGATTAACATTGTTAAATATATCTAGAATGACCTTTTCGTAGAGGATATTGTTTAAATCGATGTTTTTCCAGCCAATAGTATACTGTAAGAGGCGAACAACGGTATTGACTTTACCACATTCAGGTTCCCTTAAGGAACCCAATTTGATTTCAGCAAAAATCAGTCTGGTTTGGATGCGATTACATTTCTCCCCATTCTTATAGCGAGTCAAGGCTAACAGTTTATCTTTAGGTTCTTCTAACTCCATTGTAAAAGGAATCCTATTTACTAATGAAGGAGCGGAGCTAGGTGTTGAGCTGACTGTTTCACTTATACTCAGATTTGACTGCTCCTCTTTAGAATGTGCATCACTCGTAACAGGTGGAGTAAGACTTCTGGAAATAATAGGGCTATCTGCTTGTGTATGAATTACAGGAGGTGCTTTTAAATGGCTTGAGATTTCATGGATTATTTCTGAGGTCGTTTTGAAAATGTTAAAATGGATGAGATTATGGAGGCGGTCATTAAGGGCACAGACTGCCTTTAGAAAGAACCAATTAAGGGCACTTTTTACTTCCTTCCTATCTCCCATTACCTTAAGAGTGTTCGAAGGTGTATCGTCATTTTTTCTCAATTCCTTGAGGTCTATCTTGAACTGATTTCCGAGATAGGTGATTTGACGTAAGATCAGCGGGGAATACTCCGGATGAAGTTGGGGGGATTTCACTATTTCATGGAATACAACACATTCACCTGTACTGTTATTTACATAAATATAGCCTTTCTTCTCAGATATTTGTGAGAGTAAAGAAGCAAATTGTTCAGCGGAGCATCGAATTCCTGAGACCAAACTCATGGTATACCTTAGATTGGAGTATGTTATATGAAAAAGGGTGACAATTTATTTTTAAATTGTCACCCTCACTTTAGAAAGGCATTCTTAATTCTATGTCTTTTTTAAGCCACTATTTTTTTAACGAACCAATCTTTTTTATGAGGAGCGATGAGTCTATTGCTTCATCTTTGCTTTCCACTTCAAAGGTCACGGAGACGTCTGAGAGATTGACCAGTTTAATACTGTCATTAGCGTTCAAGGCATAAATCATGCTGCCTCTGTATTGTACGCGGTTATTATCTTCTAGGGGATAAGAACCTTTTGTGATGCTACCGGGAAGTGATTTTTCGCCATTTAATAATAGTCCGAAACTATATTCCTGTCCTCCAAGTGGGCTTACGAAATAGCTGATTTCGTAAATTCCGTCCTCTTCGATGAATATTGCACCGCTAGAAGCATCGTAGCTTAATTTTTCTTCAACTGTCGAGCTGCCAAAAATGAAAGTAGCTTTTGACGATAGCTCTTCAGAGGATGTGCTATAGTAGTAGCCGTAAGCAGATTCTACAGATTTTCCGGCTTCGCCTTGTGGGCCTTGAGGACCTTGCGTGCCAGATTCACCTTGAGAACCTTGAGGACCGGCTTCGCCTTGTGGGCCGGTTTCACCTTGTGGCCCTTGAGGACCAGCTTCACCTTGCGGGCCTTGAGGACCGGCTTCGCCTTGTGGGCCAGCTTCACCCTGTGGTCCTTGAGGACCGGCTTCGCCTTGTGGACCTTGAGGACCTTGTTCGCCAGGATTACCTTGCGGGCCTTGCGGTCCAGCTAGGGTTCCTAACTGATTGGAGATGCCGCTAGAATCTTCTGAACTGTTTGAACCAGGTGCCGGAGGGCCTTCAGGTCCGCGGGGTCCTCTTGGTCCTTGTGGACCTGGAGGGCCTGGACGCTTAATGGATCGTTTCATCACTTGTACTAGAGGGATGTCGTTGAGGATGGAATCATCAGTTGGACCGGCCGCGGAGACGAGGCTATAGGATCCAATGAGGACAGTCATGAGATACAGTGTTTTGTTCATAGGTACTCTTGTGTTGTGAAGCATTTCTAAAGCAATTTAAACTATGTATGAGTAAAGAATTAATATTCACTAGAAAAATAGATCACTATAGAGAACCTATCGGAGGATTTAAATTAAATATATTAATAAAGTGAACTTGTTGTGTATACAACAGAAATATTTAAATTTATAAGGGATCATTCCAATGGGACTAACAAGATTTTGTTTACTAGCTATCTCACTTTCACTCTTTGGCGCCACTTTGTTGCACGGCGATGAACTCTCCGATTTAGATCACTACATAGAAAAAGTGCGTATGGAGAAACAAGTTCCGGGGATTGCCGTAGCTATTGTGAAAGGAGATAAAGTAATTTTTGCAAAAGGTTACGGAATAAGGAAACTTGGTTTTGAAGGTAATGTAGATGAGGACACGATTTTTCAATTAGCATCTGTATCAAAAACTTTTACCGCTGCAGGGATTGGAGTTCAGGTAGATAAGGGTAAGTTAACGTGGGATGAAGAGGTAATACGGCATCTTTCCCCATTTGCTTTAAAGGAAGCCTATGCCTCTCGGTATGCTAATGCGCGTGATCTATTATCCCACCGTACCGGGTTGCCTGCTTTTGGAGGGGACCTATTGGGAAAATTAGGTTATTCGTCAGAAGAAATCTTGTATAGGGTACGATTTATTGAACCTGCGACAAGCTTTAGAAACATATCTTTTTATTCCAACGTGGGTTTCTTTATTGCGGGGGAGTTATTAGCTAAATTAGCTGAAAAACCTTATCAAGAAGCGATTAAAAGTACACTGTTGGTACCTCTTAAGTTAGAAAGAACGGGATTTGCAGATCGATTGCAAGATTCCAATACAGCCTATTCCCATGCAATCATCCATGATAAGGTGCAGGTTGTACCTTGGGATAACATTAGAGGATTTGATGCAGCAGGGGGGATAACTTCTACTGCGCGTGATATGGGAAGATGGATTGCAGTGCATTTGAATGGGGGTAAAGTGGGTGAAAGTCGGATTTTGAAGGCCGATACCGTAAAAGAGATCTTATCTCCTTCTATGGTAACAGAAGTGTCTTTTACCGATCTCCCCCCCATTAATGATGATTCCGGTTTGACCTATGGCTTAGGGTGGAACAACTATCACTATAAGGGCAAAATGATTGTTGAGAAGGGGGGTGCTTTAGATGGTGTCAGGACAGTCGTCACGTTAATTCCGGAGGAGAAGTTAGGTATTGTAGTTTTAGCCAATCTAAACCTTACTGTCGCTCCTGAAGCTATTAGAGGTAAGTTTTTAGAAACTTATTTAGGCAAAAGCAGTCAAGACCTTGAAAAGGAGATGAAGGCTAGGGAGGAAATGATCCAGCAGCTAGTAAGCGGCCCCGCCAAAAAAGGAAAACAGTTACCCATCGGTCATTCACTGGATTTGTACACGGGCCAATACTCCAATGAACTATATGGAAATTTCACCGTAGTAAATCAGGATGGAAAACTTTCCATAGATGCCGGTCCGGCAAAATGGAAGGGAAAATTGACTTCCTGGAGCAATGATACTTTTGTAATTACTTGGCCCTTGATCAATTCAGGTCATGAGCAGCTAACATTTACATTTGGTCCTGAAGGTTATGCTACACAAATTTATTTTGAGAATTTGGGTACATTTCAACGTGTAGAAAGTAATAAAGATTAGAGTATATGTCTAGGATTACAGAAAGAATTATAGCTTCATGCGAACATACAGCCAACCGGTTACTTGAGGGGGAAT from the Parachlamydiales bacterium genome contains:
- a CDS encoding serine hydrolase, translating into MGLTRFCLLAISLSLFGATLLHGDELSDLDHYIEKVRMEKQVPGIAVAIVKGDKVIFAKGYGIRKLGFEGNVDEDTIFQLASVSKTFTAAGIGVQVDKGKLTWDEEVIRHLSPFALKEAYASRYANARDLLSHRTGLPAFGGDLLGKLGYSSEEILYRVRFIEPATSFRNISFYSNVGFFIAGELLAKLAEKPYQEAIKSTLLVPLKLERTGFADRLQDSNTAYSHAIIHDKVQVVPWDNIRGFDAAGGITSTARDMGRWIAVHLNGGKVGESRILKADTVKEILSPSMVTEVSFTDLPPINDDSGLTYGLGWNNYHYKGKMIVEKGGALDGVRTVVTLIPEEKLGIVVLANLNLTVAPEAIRGKFLETYLGKSSQDLEKEMKAREEMIQQLVSGPAKKGKQLPIGHSLDLYTGQYSNELYGNFTVVNQDGKLSIDAGPAKWKGKLTSWSNDTFVITWPLINSGHEQLTFTFGPEGYATQIYFENLGTFQRVESNKD